CCAGGCCAGGGCCATAACGCAGGCGATTATCAAGCCGACAAATATTTTTAGCTCAACAGCCGACAACACATCGGGCAACCGGCGCAGCTGGCTCCAAGTCGGCAGACGAAGTTTTTTAGGCAGATCATTGGAACTAGAAAAGCCCGCTCGAAAGCCGGGCAGCTTTCGTCTTTGATTGGACAGAGAACGATTAATTTGGTCGAACAAACGAACCACTAGAAGTGGGTTAGAATTAGAACGTATGAACTATTTTATCATCAAACTGGCGACGCCGATACCAAAAAAAAGTACGGCGACAACGATAGTAAAAATAAACAATACTCGCTCAACACCGCGACGGGTTTGAAAAGCATTACCCTCACCACCAAAAACCCCGCCCAAACCGGAGCCGCGCTGTTGCAGCAGAATAGCCGTTACCAGGAGTACGGCCAGGACGATCATAGCAATGTCTAGATATGTTTGCATAGTTCAACGAAAAAAGCCACTTTGGCTAGGATTCACAATACCAGATGCGGCAATGATTGTCAAGAAAGTATTTCAAGCACACAGCGTAAAAAATAATTCGTGAAGTATTAGTACTATTTGGACGCCTTATTTTCAGCACGCCGTTTGATGGTTTTAACCAAACCAAACACGCTCCGGCTATTTACCTTCATGACCGGGTGTTTTTTGCGATGGCGGCGGGTCGCGCGCTTCTCAACTATTTTTTCCAGCTGGTCAATTTCGGTGTGTGGCATGTTCTTGTAAGTACGTTACACAACTATATTAGCAAATATATCGTAATCGAGGCAATCAGATACTATACATGTAAGATAAACAAAATTGATTCAAGGAGCCATAGTTTCACGTTCACTCTTGACAATATGATTTGGCATCTATATTATGCAAGGTTATCTATTTCGCAGGCTAGTGATAGAAATAATAATTTAATGGTTTAAACATGAGAAATATCAGGTTAGTGCATCTAATATATACTTTCGGTACGGGATTATTTGCCGGGCTATTATACGCGTTTGCCCAGGGCGTAGTGCCGATGCTAAATACCCTGAACGGTTCCGAGTACGCCAAAGTGGAGCAAGGTTTGATTGCCGGCTTGGATGCTTTTCCGACTGGTGTAATCGTGGTAGCGACAATATCCATGCTTTTGCCGCTGTACACGCTAATCAAGCTGCGGAAGCAGCGTTATACCAAGTTTTGGAAGCTGACCTTCTGGGGTTGGCTATTGTTCTTTTTCGGTGTCAGTGTTTTTACGATCG
This sequence is a window from Patescibacteria group bacterium. Protein-coding genes within it:
- the secG gene encoding preprotein translocase subunit SecG — its product is MQTYLDIAMIVLAVLLVTAILLQQRGSGLGGVFGGEGNAFQTRRGVERVLFIFTIVVAVLFFGIGVASLMIK
- a CDS encoding DUF1772 domain-containing protein, encoding MRNIRLVHLIYTFGTGLFAGLLYAFAQGVVPMLNTLNGSEYAKVEQGLIAGLDAFPTGVIVVATISMLLPLYTLIKLRKQRYTKFWKLTFWGWLLFFFGVSVFTIVFNVPINEYVKTWNLSSPPADWETARQSWHTLNNIRTPINLVSFILFIWATFSLNEIGNTKSSEQWEEHEESKSRPIR